The Streptomyces sp. NBC_00569 genomic sequence AGACGCAGGCGCTGCTCGTCGAGGCGGCGCGCGACGAGGCCGGGCGCGTCGGGGATGGGAGAGGTGAGGCAGAGATCGAGCTCGCCGGCGCGCAGGCGCTCCAGCATCGCCTCGCCGTAGTTCTGGACGAGACTGAAGCGGATGCCGGGGTGGTCGGCGCGGAAGGCGCGGATCAGGCCGGGGACGGTCTCGGAGCCCATGGTGTGCAGGAAGCCGAAGGCGACCTTGCCCGACGTGGGGTCGGCGTCGGCCCGTACCGACTCGGCGGCGCGGCCGACCTCGGTGAGCGCCTTGTCGACGGACGTGAGGAACGTGCGGCCCGCCGGGGTGAGCGAGACGGTGCGGCCGTGGCGCGCGAACAGTTCCACGCCGAGGTCCTGTTCGAGGCGGACCAGGGCGCGCGACAGCGTCGACTGAGGGATCTGGAGCTCGTGGGCGGCCCGCGTGACGTGCTCGGTGCGGGCGACCGCGGCGAAGTACGACAGGCGTGGCGCGAGCGTCGTCACGATGTCTTCTGTGTCACTGGATGGTGACAGGCGAGTCTCTGAACTCTTCTTATGCGCCATGGGATCGATTATGGCGTTTTCATGCATTGGACGCATGAAACATGGAGGCCTACGTTCGAGACATGCCTCCTGCCAGTAGCGGGGCGTCCGCCACCCACGCGGTCGCCGCCCGTAAGCCGTCCTCCCCCGAAGCCACCGACACCCGTCTGAACCCGGGCGGACCCGGCTACCGCCGGATGAGTTTCGCCCTCTTCCTGGCCGGGGTCGCGACCTTCGCCCTGCTCTACTCCACGCAGGCCCTGCTCCCCCTCGTCTCCGCGGACTTCGGCGTCAGCGCGAGCGCCGCGAGCTGGACGGTGTCCGGCGCGACGGGCGCGCTCGCCCTGTGTGTCCTGCCGCTGAGCGCCCTGTCGGAGCGGTTCGGGCGGCGCACCGTGATGACGGCGTCCCTGTCGGTGGCGGTCGCGGTCGGCCTGCTCGTGCCGTTCGCGCCCTCGCTCGGCGCGCTGATCGCGCTGCGGGCGCTCCAGGGCGCCGCTCTCGCCGGCCTGCCGGCCTCCGCGATGGCGTATCTCGCGGAGGAGGTGCGGCCCAAGGCGCTGGTCGCCGCGATCGGCCTGTTCGTGGCGGGCAACTCCATCGGCGGGATGAGCGGCCGGGTCATCACCGGCTGGGTCGCGCAGGAGTGGGGCTGGCGCGCGGCGGTCGGCACGATCGGCGTGATCGCCGTGGCGTGCGCGGTCGCGTTCCGGCTGCTGCTGCCCCAGCCGCGGCACTTCACCCCCGGCTCGCTGCGGCCGCGGGTACTGGCCCGCACGGTGCGCGGCCACCTCTCGAACCCGCTGCTGTGCCGTCTGTACGTGATCGGCGCCCTGTTCATGACGGTCTTCGGCGCCGTGTACACGGTGATCGGCTACCGGCTCACG encodes the following:
- a CDS encoding LysR family transcriptional regulator; this encodes MAHKKSSETRLSPSSDTEDIVTTLAPRLSYFAAVARTEHVTRAAHELQIPQSTLSRALVRLEQDLGVELFARHGRTVSLTPAGRTFLTSVDKALTEVGRAAESVRADADPTSGKVAFGFLHTMGSETVPGLIRAFRADHPGIRFSLVQNYGEAMLERLRAGELDLCLTSPIPDAPGLVARRLDEQRLRLVVPDDHRLAGRKRVRLAEAADETFVTLEPGYGLRRITDGLCTEAGFKPRVAFEGEETETLRGLVAAGLGVALLPPPAVPRPGVVELTVTGQRAVREIGVAWLDGHPDTPPVAAFKKFLLSRRGKLLSEWTRAEE
- a CDS encoding MFS transporter, producing the protein MPPASSGASATHAVAARKPSSPEATDTRLNPGGPGYRRMSFALFLAGVATFALLYSTQALLPLVSADFGVSASAASWTVSGATGALALCVLPLSALSERFGRRTVMTASLSVAVAVGLLVPFAPSLGALIALRALQGAALAGLPASAMAYLAEEVRPKALVAAIGLFVAGNSIGGMSGRVITGWVAQEWGWRAAVGTIGVIAVACAVAFRLLLPQPRHFTPGSLRPRVLARTVRGHLSNPLLCRLYVIGALFMTVFGAVYTVIGYRLTAAPFSLPQGIIGSIFLVYLVGTVSSAAAGKLVARLGRRGALYLAVGTTASGLLLSLGDSIAMVLVGLVLITAGFFAGHAVASSSVSHTATHGRAQASALYQSVYYIGSSVGGTLGAVAFHAGGWAGTVALGLVAVLGVVSVTLWGSHAARVQRQTLVAAH